From the Gasterosteus aculeatus chromosome 13, fGasAcu3.hap1.1, whole genome shotgun sequence genome, one window contains:
- the LOC120830146 gene encoding ral guanine nucleotide dissociation stimulator isoform X3 yields MVHFPGGRPRRAASKPGRSEMFDSSWRVRSIWDGVRLEVSEHRGPVVLHSLTHLDPDLPLLESSTQEIAEEAEEDAIFTITLRKVQLHQSASKGQRWLGVETDSALSLYETCKVRTIKAGTLERLVEYMVSAFRGKDSTYVTIFLCTYRSFASTRQVLDLLLNRYAKLQNAPAAAAHRVSQDDRTELRNTVSSILGAWLDQYSEDFWSPPSYDCLHQLMSYLHRHFPGSDLERRARNLLAHFHRRQQQCEPEPDGEHIGCPFATQEESGFEDELPAFSFLSFDPIMVAEQFTLMDADLFKKVVPYHCLGGIWSQRDKKGKEHLAPTIRATVAQFNSVTNCVITTCLSNPTLKPNQRARLLERWIDVARECRILKNFSSLRAILSALQCNAVHRLKRTWEEVSRESFRTFRELSEIFSDDNNYSLSRELLVKEGTSKFATLEINPKRAQRRHQQQRDLGVMQGTIPYLGTFLTDLVMMDTAMKDHTEGGLINFEKRRKEFEVIAQIKLLQLASNNYSFTQDAHFREWFSGVEKLSEAESYNLSCEIEPLSESASNTLRAKKNGGIMKRWSDRQLTEAGCSGVPGSHSKSFDHSHYRPYQGGGGGGGDSGDALSVTSVSSSGSDLEDVNASFLSDSPEGHERKTSTPSVKLTVSALGREAPAADTTSTVTFWECTSLSSLDTSGSASGSSSASSSSVSSSTPLSASRSHKRSASAVSNYSTLSLPLYNQQVDDCCIIRVSLDVENGNMYKSILVTSQDKTPAVIRKAMIKHNLEREKTDEYELMQKISEDKELRIPDNANVFYAMNSTANYDFVLKRRGLARPLRAKNVTSSTLPRMKQKGLKIAKGIF; encoded by the exons ATGGTCCATTTCCCGGGGGGCAGACCGAGGCGCGCTGCCTCAAAACCGGGACGGTCGGAGATGTTCGACTCGTCGTGGCGGGTGCGCAGCATCTGGGACGGGGTGAGGCTGGAGGTGTCGGAGCACCGCGGCCCGGTGGTGCTGCACAGCCTCACGCACCTGGACCCGGACCTGCCGCTGCTGGAG AGCTCGACGCAGGAGATCgccgaggaggccgaggaggacgCCATCTTCACCATCACGCTGAGGAAGGTGCAGCTCCACCAGTCGGCCAGCAAAGGGCAGCGGTGGCTGGGCGTGGAGACGGACTCCGCCCTCAGTCTCTACGAGACCTGCAAGGTGCGCACCATCAAGGCCGGCACGCTGGAGAGGCTGGTGGAGTACATGGTGTCGGCCTTCAGGGGCAAGGACTCCACCTACGTCACCATCTTCCTCTGCACCTACCGCTCCTTCGCCTCCACCAGGCAGGTGCTGGACCTGCTGCTCAacag GTACGCAAAGCTCCAAAACGCGCCGGCAGCCGCGGCCCACCGAGTGTCCCAGGACGACCGCACCGAGCTCAGGAA CACCGTCTCGTCCATCCTGGGCGCGTGGCTGGACCAGTACTCGGAGGACTTCTGGAGCCCCCCGAGCTACGACTGCCTGCACCAGCTCATGTCCTACCTCCACCGCCACTTCCCCGGCTCGGACCTGGAGCGCCGCGCCCGCAACCTGCTCGCCCACTTCCACCGCCGGCAGCAGCAGTGTGAGCCCGAGCCCGATG GCGAACACATCGGCTGCCCCTTCGCTACGCAGGAGGAGAGCGGCTTCGAGGACGAGCTTCCTGCCTTCAGCTTCCTGTCCTTCGACCCCATCATGGTGGCGGAGCAGTTCACGCTGATGGACGCG GACCTGTTTAAGAAGGTGGTGCCCTACCACTGCCTGGGGGGGATCTGGTCCCAGCGGGACAAGAAGGGCAAGGAGCACCTGGCCCCCACCATCAGGGCCACCGTGGCCCAGTTCAACTCCGTCACCAACTGCGTCATCACCACCTGCCTGAGCAACCCCACCCTGAAGCCCAACCAGAGGGCCCGGCTGCTGGAGCGCTGGATCGACGTGGCTCGG GAGTGTCGGATCTTGAAGAACTTCTCGTCGTTGCGAGCCATCCTCTCCGCCCTGCAGTGCAACGCCGTCCACCGCCTGAAGAGGACCTGGGAGGAAGTGTCACG GGAGAGTTTCCGCACCTTCCGCGAGCTGTCGGAGATCTTCTCAGACGACAACAACTACTCCCTCAGCCGAGAGCTGCTGGTGAAG GAGGGAACCTCCAAGTTCGCCACGCTGGAGATCAACCCCAAGCGAGCTCAGAGGAGacaccagcagcagagagaccTG GGCGTGATGCAGGGGACGATTCCCTACCTGGGGACCTTCCTGACCGACCTGGTGATGATGGACACGGCCATGAAGGACCACACGGAG GGCGGTTTGATCAACTtcgagaagagaagaaag GAGTTTGAGGTGATCGCTCAGATCAAACTGCTCCAGCTGGcctccaacaactacagcttcACCCAGGACGCCCACTTCAGGGAGTGGTTCTCAGGGGTGGAGAAGCTGAGCGAGGCCGAGAG ctacaacctgtccTGTGAGATTGAGCCTCTGTCGGAGTCGGCCAGCAACACGCTGAGGGCCAAGAAGAACGGAGGGATCATGAAGCGCTGGAGCGA CCGGCAGTTGACGGAGGCCGGCTGCAGCGGCGTCCCGGGCTCTCACTCCAAGTCCTTCGACCACTCGCACTACAGGCCCTAccaggggggcggagggggcgggggggacagCGGCGACGCCCTCAGCGTCACCTCCGTCAGCTCCAGCGGGTCGGACCTGGAGGACGTGAACGCCAGCTTCCTGTCCGACTCTCCGGAGGGACACGAGAGGAAG aCGTCGACTCCCTCGGTGAAACTCACCGTCTCTGCTCTGGGGAGAGAAGCTCCGGCAGCCGATACGACGTCAACGGTAACG TTCTGGGAGTGCACGTCCCTGTCCTCCCTGGACACCTCCGGCTCGGCCTCGGGCTCCagcagcgcctcctcctcctccgtctcctcctccacgccgcTCTCTGCCTCCCGCTCACACAAGCGCTCCGCCTCGGCGGTGTCCAACTACTCCACCCTGTCGCTGCCGCTGTACAACCAGCAGGTGGACGACTGCTGCATCATCCGGGTCAGCCTGGACGTGGAGAACGGAAACATGTACAAGAGCATCCTG GTGACGAGTCAGGACAAGACGCCGGCCGTCATCAGGAAGGCGATGATCAAACACAACCTGGAGCGGGAGAAGACCGACGAGTACGAGCTGATGCAGAAGATCTCCGAGGACAAAG agcTTCGTATCCCGGACAACGCCAACGTTTTCTACGCCATGAACTCCACTGCCAACTACGACTTTGTGCTGAAGAGGCGGGGCTTAGCGCGGCCGCTGCGCGCCAAGAATGTGACCAGTTCCACGCTGCCGCGCATGAAACAGAAGGGACTGAAGATCGCCAAGGGGATTTTCTGA
- the LOC120830146 gene encoding ral guanine nucleotide dissociation stimulator isoform X1: MVHFPGGRPRRAASKPGRSEMFDSSWRVRSIWDGVRLEVSEHRGPVVLHSLTHLDPDLPLLESSTQEIAEEAEEDAIFTITLRKVQLHQSASKGQRWLGVETDSALSLYETCKVRTIKAGTLERLVEYMVSAFRGKDSTYVTIFLCTYRSFASTRQVLDLLLNRYAKLQNAPAAAAHRVSQDDRTELRNTVSSILGAWLDQYSEDFWSPPSYDCLHQLMSYLHRHFPGSDLERRARNLLAHFHRRQQQCEHIGCPFATQEESGFEDELPAFSFLSFDPIMVAEQFTLMDADLFKKVVPYHCLGGIWSQRDKKGKEHLAPTIRATVAQFNSVTNCVITTCLSNPTLKPNQRARLLERWIDVARECRILKNFSSLRAILSALQCNAVHRLKRTWEEVSRESFRTFRELSEIFSDDNNYSLSRELLVKEGTSKFATLEINPKRAQRRHQQQRDLGVMQGTIPYLGTFLTDLVMMDTAMKDHTEGGLINFEKRRKEFEVIAQIKLLQLASNNYSFTQDAHFREWFSGVEKLSEAESYNLSCEIEPLSESASNTLRAKKNGGIMKRWSDRQLTEAGCSGVPGSHSKSFDHSHYRPYQGGGGGGGDSGDALSVTSVSSSGSDLEDVNASFLSDSPEGHERKTSTPSVKLTVSALGREAPAADTTSTVTFWECTSLSSLDTSGSASGSSSASSSSVSSSTPLSASRSHKRSASAVSNYSTLSLPLYNQQVDDCCIIRVSLDVENGNMYKSILVTSQDKTPAVIRKAMIKHNLEREKTDEYELMQKISEDKELRIPDNANVFYAMNSTANYDFVLKRRGLARPLRAKNVTSSTLPRMKQKGLKIAKGIF, encoded by the exons ATGGTCCATTTCCCGGGGGGCAGACCGAGGCGCGCTGCCTCAAAACCGGGACGGTCGGAGATGTTCGACTCGTCGTGGCGGGTGCGCAGCATCTGGGACGGGGTGAGGCTGGAGGTGTCGGAGCACCGCGGCCCGGTGGTGCTGCACAGCCTCACGCACCTGGACCCGGACCTGCCGCTGCTGGAG AGCTCGACGCAGGAGATCgccgaggaggccgaggaggacgCCATCTTCACCATCACGCTGAGGAAGGTGCAGCTCCACCAGTCGGCCAGCAAAGGGCAGCGGTGGCTGGGCGTGGAGACGGACTCCGCCCTCAGTCTCTACGAGACCTGCAAGGTGCGCACCATCAAGGCCGGCACGCTGGAGAGGCTGGTGGAGTACATGGTGTCGGCCTTCAGGGGCAAGGACTCCACCTACGTCACCATCTTCCTCTGCACCTACCGCTCCTTCGCCTCCACCAGGCAGGTGCTGGACCTGCTGCTCAacag GTACGCAAAGCTCCAAAACGCGCCGGCAGCCGCGGCCCACCGAGTGTCCCAGGACGACCGCACCGAGCTCAGGAA CACCGTCTCGTCCATCCTGGGCGCGTGGCTGGACCAGTACTCGGAGGACTTCTGGAGCCCCCCGAGCTACGACTGCCTGCACCAGCTCATGTCCTACCTCCACCGCCACTTCCCCGGCTCGGACCTGGAGCGCCGCGCCCGCAACCTGCTCGCCCACTTCCACCGCCGGCAGCAGCAGT GCGAACACATCGGCTGCCCCTTCGCTACGCAGGAGGAGAGCGGCTTCGAGGACGAGCTTCCTGCCTTCAGCTTCCTGTCCTTCGACCCCATCATGGTGGCGGAGCAGTTCACGCTGATGGACGCG GACCTGTTTAAGAAGGTGGTGCCCTACCACTGCCTGGGGGGGATCTGGTCCCAGCGGGACAAGAAGGGCAAGGAGCACCTGGCCCCCACCATCAGGGCCACCGTGGCCCAGTTCAACTCCGTCACCAACTGCGTCATCACCACCTGCCTGAGCAACCCCACCCTGAAGCCCAACCAGAGGGCCCGGCTGCTGGAGCGCTGGATCGACGTGGCTCGG GAGTGTCGGATCTTGAAGAACTTCTCGTCGTTGCGAGCCATCCTCTCCGCCCTGCAGTGCAACGCCGTCCACCGCCTGAAGAGGACCTGGGAGGAAGTGTCACG GGAGAGTTTCCGCACCTTCCGCGAGCTGTCGGAGATCTTCTCAGACGACAACAACTACTCCCTCAGCCGAGAGCTGCTGGTGAAG GAGGGAACCTCCAAGTTCGCCACGCTGGAGATCAACCCCAAGCGAGCTCAGAGGAGacaccagcagcagagagaccTG GGCGTGATGCAGGGGACGATTCCCTACCTGGGGACCTTCCTGACCGACCTGGTGATGATGGACACGGCCATGAAGGACCACACGGAG GGCGGTTTGATCAACTtcgagaagagaagaaag GAGTTTGAGGTGATCGCTCAGATCAAACTGCTCCAGCTGGcctccaacaactacagcttcACCCAGGACGCCCACTTCAGGGAGTGGTTCTCAGGGGTGGAGAAGCTGAGCGAGGCCGAGAG ctacaacctgtccTGTGAGATTGAGCCTCTGTCGGAGTCGGCCAGCAACACGCTGAGGGCCAAGAAGAACGGAGGGATCATGAAGCGCTGGAGCGA CCGGCAGTTGACGGAGGCCGGCTGCAGCGGCGTCCCGGGCTCTCACTCCAAGTCCTTCGACCACTCGCACTACAGGCCCTAccaggggggcggagggggcgggggggacagCGGCGACGCCCTCAGCGTCACCTCCGTCAGCTCCAGCGGGTCGGACCTGGAGGACGTGAACGCCAGCTTCCTGTCCGACTCTCCGGAGGGACACGAGAGGAAG aCGTCGACTCCCTCGGTGAAACTCACCGTCTCTGCTCTGGGGAGAGAAGCTCCGGCAGCCGATACGACGTCAACGGTAACG TTCTGGGAGTGCACGTCCCTGTCCTCCCTGGACACCTCCGGCTCGGCCTCGGGCTCCagcagcgcctcctcctcctccgtctcctcctccacgccgcTCTCTGCCTCCCGCTCACACAAGCGCTCCGCCTCGGCGGTGTCCAACTACTCCACCCTGTCGCTGCCGCTGTACAACCAGCAGGTGGACGACTGCTGCATCATCCGGGTCAGCCTGGACGTGGAGAACGGAAACATGTACAAGAGCATCCTG GTGACGAGTCAGGACAAGACGCCGGCCGTCATCAGGAAGGCGATGATCAAACACAACCTGGAGCGGGAGAAGACCGACGAGTACGAGCTGATGCAGAAGATCTCCGAGGACAAAG agcTTCGTATCCCGGACAACGCCAACGTTTTCTACGCCATGAACTCCACTGCCAACTACGACTTTGTGCTGAAGAGGCGGGGCTTAGCGCGGCCGCTGCGCGCCAAGAATGTGACCAGTTCCACGCTGCCGCGCATGAAACAGAAGGGACTGAAGATCGCCAAGGGGATTTTCTGA
- the LOC120830146 gene encoding ral guanine nucleotide dissociation stimulator isoform X7 — MIMLEKQSSTQEIAEEAEEDAIFTITLRKVQLHQSASKGQRWLGVETDSALSLYETCKVRTIKAGTLERLVEYMVSAFRGKDSTYVTIFLCTYRSFASTRQVLDLLLNRYAKLQNAPAAAAHRVSQDDRTELRNTVSSILGAWLDQYSEDFWSPPSYDCLHQLMSYLHRHFPGSDLERRARNLLAHFHRRQQQCEPEPDGEHIGCPFATQEESGFEDELPAFSFLSFDPIMVAEQFTLMDADLFKKVVPYHCLGGIWSQRDKKGKEHLAPTIRATVAQFNSVTNCVITTCLSNPTLKPNQRARLLERWIDVARECRILKNFSSLRAILSALQCNAVHRLKRTWEEVSRESFRTFRELSEIFSDDNNYSLSRELLVKEGTSKFATLEINPKRAQRRHQQQRDLGVMQGTIPYLGTFLTDLVMMDTAMKDHTEGGLINFEKRRKEFEVIAQIKLLQLASNNYSFTQDAHFREWFSGVEKLSEAESYNLSCEIEPLSESASNTLRAKKNGGIMKRWSDRQLTEAGCSGVPGSHSKSFDHSHYRPYQGGGGGGGDSGDALSVTSVSSSGSDLEDVNASFLSDSPEGHERKTSTPSVKLTVSALGREAPAADTTSTFWECTSLSSLDTSGSASGSSSASSSSVSSSTPLSASRSHKRSASAVSNYSTLSLPLYNQQVDDCCIIRVSLDVENGNMYKSILVTSQDKTPAVIRKAMIKHNLEREKTDEYELMQKISEDKELRIPDNANVFYAMNSTANYDFVLKRRGLARPLRAKNVTSSTLPRMKQKGLKIAKGIF, encoded by the exons AGCTCGACGCAGGAGATCgccgaggaggccgaggaggacgCCATCTTCACCATCACGCTGAGGAAGGTGCAGCTCCACCAGTCGGCCAGCAAAGGGCAGCGGTGGCTGGGCGTGGAGACGGACTCCGCCCTCAGTCTCTACGAGACCTGCAAGGTGCGCACCATCAAGGCCGGCACGCTGGAGAGGCTGGTGGAGTACATGGTGTCGGCCTTCAGGGGCAAGGACTCCACCTACGTCACCATCTTCCTCTGCACCTACCGCTCCTTCGCCTCCACCAGGCAGGTGCTGGACCTGCTGCTCAacag GTACGCAAAGCTCCAAAACGCGCCGGCAGCCGCGGCCCACCGAGTGTCCCAGGACGACCGCACCGAGCTCAGGAA CACCGTCTCGTCCATCCTGGGCGCGTGGCTGGACCAGTACTCGGAGGACTTCTGGAGCCCCCCGAGCTACGACTGCCTGCACCAGCTCATGTCCTACCTCCACCGCCACTTCCCCGGCTCGGACCTGGAGCGCCGCGCCCGCAACCTGCTCGCCCACTTCCACCGCCGGCAGCAGCAGTGTGAGCCCGAGCCCGATG GCGAACACATCGGCTGCCCCTTCGCTACGCAGGAGGAGAGCGGCTTCGAGGACGAGCTTCCTGCCTTCAGCTTCCTGTCCTTCGACCCCATCATGGTGGCGGAGCAGTTCACGCTGATGGACGCG GACCTGTTTAAGAAGGTGGTGCCCTACCACTGCCTGGGGGGGATCTGGTCCCAGCGGGACAAGAAGGGCAAGGAGCACCTGGCCCCCACCATCAGGGCCACCGTGGCCCAGTTCAACTCCGTCACCAACTGCGTCATCACCACCTGCCTGAGCAACCCCACCCTGAAGCCCAACCAGAGGGCCCGGCTGCTGGAGCGCTGGATCGACGTGGCTCGG GAGTGTCGGATCTTGAAGAACTTCTCGTCGTTGCGAGCCATCCTCTCCGCCCTGCAGTGCAACGCCGTCCACCGCCTGAAGAGGACCTGGGAGGAAGTGTCACG GGAGAGTTTCCGCACCTTCCGCGAGCTGTCGGAGATCTTCTCAGACGACAACAACTACTCCCTCAGCCGAGAGCTGCTGGTGAAG GAGGGAACCTCCAAGTTCGCCACGCTGGAGATCAACCCCAAGCGAGCTCAGAGGAGacaccagcagcagagagaccTG GGCGTGATGCAGGGGACGATTCCCTACCTGGGGACCTTCCTGACCGACCTGGTGATGATGGACACGGCCATGAAGGACCACACGGAG GGCGGTTTGATCAACTtcgagaagagaagaaag GAGTTTGAGGTGATCGCTCAGATCAAACTGCTCCAGCTGGcctccaacaactacagcttcACCCAGGACGCCCACTTCAGGGAGTGGTTCTCAGGGGTGGAGAAGCTGAGCGAGGCCGAGAG ctacaacctgtccTGTGAGATTGAGCCTCTGTCGGAGTCGGCCAGCAACACGCTGAGGGCCAAGAAGAACGGAGGGATCATGAAGCGCTGGAGCGA CCGGCAGTTGACGGAGGCCGGCTGCAGCGGCGTCCCGGGCTCTCACTCCAAGTCCTTCGACCACTCGCACTACAGGCCCTAccaggggggcggagggggcgggggggacagCGGCGACGCCCTCAGCGTCACCTCCGTCAGCTCCAGCGGGTCGGACCTGGAGGACGTGAACGCCAGCTTCCTGTCCGACTCTCCGGAGGGACACGAGAGGAAG aCGTCGACTCCCTCGGTGAAACTCACCGTCTCTGCTCTGGGGAGAGAAGCTCCGGCAGCCGATACGACGTCAACG TTCTGGGAGTGCACGTCCCTGTCCTCCCTGGACACCTCCGGCTCGGCCTCGGGCTCCagcagcgcctcctcctcctccgtctcctcctccacgccgcTCTCTGCCTCCCGCTCACACAAGCGCTCCGCCTCGGCGGTGTCCAACTACTCCACCCTGTCGCTGCCGCTGTACAACCAGCAGGTGGACGACTGCTGCATCATCCGGGTCAGCCTGGACGTGGAGAACGGAAACATGTACAAGAGCATCCTG GTGACGAGTCAGGACAAGACGCCGGCCGTCATCAGGAAGGCGATGATCAAACACAACCTGGAGCGGGAGAAGACCGACGAGTACGAGCTGATGCAGAAGATCTCCGAGGACAAAG agcTTCGTATCCCGGACAACGCCAACGTTTTCTACGCCATGAACTCCACTGCCAACTACGACTTTGTGCTGAAGAGGCGGGGCTTAGCGCGGCCGCTGCGCGCCAAGAATGTGACCAGTTCCACGCTGCCGCGCATGAAACAGAAGGGACTGAAGATCGCCAAGGGGATTTTCTGA
- the LOC120830146 gene encoding ral guanine nucleotide dissociation stimulator isoform X8 yields the protein MSSTQEIAEEAEEDAIFTITLRKVQLHQSASKGQRWLGVETDSALSLYETCKVRTIKAGTLERLVEYMVSAFRGKDSTYVTIFLCTYRSFASTRQVLDLLLNRYAKLQNAPAAAAHRVSQDDRTELRNTVSSILGAWLDQYSEDFWSPPSYDCLHQLMSYLHRHFPGSDLERRARNLLAHFHRRQQQCEPEPDGEHIGCPFATQEESGFEDELPAFSFLSFDPIMVAEQFTLMDADLFKKVVPYHCLGGIWSQRDKKGKEHLAPTIRATVAQFNSVTNCVITTCLSNPTLKPNQRARLLERWIDVARECRILKNFSSLRAILSALQCNAVHRLKRTWEEVSRESFRTFRELSEIFSDDNNYSLSRELLVKEGTSKFATLEINPKRAQRRHQQQRDLGVMQGTIPYLGTFLTDLVMMDTAMKDHTEGGLINFEKRRKEFEVIAQIKLLQLASNNYSFTQDAHFREWFSGVEKLSEAESYNLSCEIEPLSESASNTLRAKKNGGIMKRWSDRQLTEAGCSGVPGSHSKSFDHSHYRPYQGGGGGGGDSGDALSVTSVSSSGSDLEDVNASFLSDSPEGHERKTSTPSVKLTVSALGREAPAADTTSTVTFWECTSLSSLDTSGSASGSSSASSSSVSSSTPLSASRSHKRSASAVSNYSTLSLPLYNQQVDDCCIIRVSLDVENGNMYKSILVTSQDKTPAVIRKAMIKHNLEREKTDEYELMQKISEDKELRIPDNANVFYAMNSTANYDFVLKRRGLARPLRAKNVTSSTLPRMKQKGLKIAKGIF from the exons ATG AGCTCGACGCAGGAGATCgccgaggaggccgaggaggacgCCATCTTCACCATCACGCTGAGGAAGGTGCAGCTCCACCAGTCGGCCAGCAAAGGGCAGCGGTGGCTGGGCGTGGAGACGGACTCCGCCCTCAGTCTCTACGAGACCTGCAAGGTGCGCACCATCAAGGCCGGCACGCTGGAGAGGCTGGTGGAGTACATGGTGTCGGCCTTCAGGGGCAAGGACTCCACCTACGTCACCATCTTCCTCTGCACCTACCGCTCCTTCGCCTCCACCAGGCAGGTGCTGGACCTGCTGCTCAacag GTACGCAAAGCTCCAAAACGCGCCGGCAGCCGCGGCCCACCGAGTGTCCCAGGACGACCGCACCGAGCTCAGGAA CACCGTCTCGTCCATCCTGGGCGCGTGGCTGGACCAGTACTCGGAGGACTTCTGGAGCCCCCCGAGCTACGACTGCCTGCACCAGCTCATGTCCTACCTCCACCGCCACTTCCCCGGCTCGGACCTGGAGCGCCGCGCCCGCAACCTGCTCGCCCACTTCCACCGCCGGCAGCAGCAGTGTGAGCCCGAGCCCGATG GCGAACACATCGGCTGCCCCTTCGCTACGCAGGAGGAGAGCGGCTTCGAGGACGAGCTTCCTGCCTTCAGCTTCCTGTCCTTCGACCCCATCATGGTGGCGGAGCAGTTCACGCTGATGGACGCG GACCTGTTTAAGAAGGTGGTGCCCTACCACTGCCTGGGGGGGATCTGGTCCCAGCGGGACAAGAAGGGCAAGGAGCACCTGGCCCCCACCATCAGGGCCACCGTGGCCCAGTTCAACTCCGTCACCAACTGCGTCATCACCACCTGCCTGAGCAACCCCACCCTGAAGCCCAACCAGAGGGCCCGGCTGCTGGAGCGCTGGATCGACGTGGCTCGG GAGTGTCGGATCTTGAAGAACTTCTCGTCGTTGCGAGCCATCCTCTCCGCCCTGCAGTGCAACGCCGTCCACCGCCTGAAGAGGACCTGGGAGGAAGTGTCACG GGAGAGTTTCCGCACCTTCCGCGAGCTGTCGGAGATCTTCTCAGACGACAACAACTACTCCCTCAGCCGAGAGCTGCTGGTGAAG GAGGGAACCTCCAAGTTCGCCACGCTGGAGATCAACCCCAAGCGAGCTCAGAGGAGacaccagcagcagagagaccTG GGCGTGATGCAGGGGACGATTCCCTACCTGGGGACCTTCCTGACCGACCTGGTGATGATGGACACGGCCATGAAGGACCACACGGAG GGCGGTTTGATCAACTtcgagaagagaagaaag GAGTTTGAGGTGATCGCTCAGATCAAACTGCTCCAGCTGGcctccaacaactacagcttcACCCAGGACGCCCACTTCAGGGAGTGGTTCTCAGGGGTGGAGAAGCTGAGCGAGGCCGAGAG ctacaacctgtccTGTGAGATTGAGCCTCTGTCGGAGTCGGCCAGCAACACGCTGAGGGCCAAGAAGAACGGAGGGATCATGAAGCGCTGGAGCGA CCGGCAGTTGACGGAGGCCGGCTGCAGCGGCGTCCCGGGCTCTCACTCCAAGTCCTTCGACCACTCGCACTACAGGCCCTAccaggggggcggagggggcgggggggacagCGGCGACGCCCTCAGCGTCACCTCCGTCAGCTCCAGCGGGTCGGACCTGGAGGACGTGAACGCCAGCTTCCTGTCCGACTCTCCGGAGGGACACGAGAGGAAG aCGTCGACTCCCTCGGTGAAACTCACCGTCTCTGCTCTGGGGAGAGAAGCTCCGGCAGCCGATACGACGTCAACGGTAACG TTCTGGGAGTGCACGTCCCTGTCCTCCCTGGACACCTCCGGCTCGGCCTCGGGCTCCagcagcgcctcctcctcctccgtctcctcctccacgccgcTCTCTGCCTCCCGCTCACACAAGCGCTCCGCCTCGGCGGTGTCCAACTACTCCACCCTGTCGCTGCCGCTGTACAACCAGCAGGTGGACGACTGCTGCATCATCCGGGTCAGCCTGGACGTGGAGAACGGAAACATGTACAAGAGCATCCTG GTGACGAGTCAGGACAAGACGCCGGCCGTCATCAGGAAGGCGATGATCAAACACAACCTGGAGCGGGAGAAGACCGACGAGTACGAGCTGATGCAGAAGATCTCCGAGGACAAAG agcTTCGTATCCCGGACAACGCCAACGTTTTCTACGCCATGAACTCCACTGCCAACTACGACTTTGTGCTGAAGAGGCGGGGCTTAGCGCGGCCGCTGCGCGCCAAGAATGTGACCAGTTCCACGCTGCCGCGCATGAAACAGAAGGGACTGAAGATCGCCAAGGGGATTTTCTGA